The genomic interval GGGGCATCGTCTTCATCAACATCACCGCCGGTATCATGCTGCTCGCGTTCGCGTCCCCGATGCTCCAGGAGATCGGCGGCGCAACCGCTACCACCGCAGCGTTCATCACGGGCTACATCGGCATCTTCAACGGCGGCGGCCGCATCTTCTGGTCGACGCTCTCCGACTACATCGGTCGGACGACGACCTACGCGGCGTTCATGGTCATCCAGATCGTCGCGTTCTTCGTGATGGTGCAGATCACGGGCGTCTGGGCGCTCGCCGCGCTGTTGTTCCTCATCATCACGTGCTACGGCGGCGGGTTCGCGTGCCTGCCGGCGTACCTCAGCGACCTGTTCGGCACGAAGGACGTGTCCGCGATTCACGGCTACGCGCTGACCGCGTGGGCTATCGCGGGCGTCGTCGGCCCACAGCTCGCGTCCTACGTCGTCGAAACCACCGGTAACTACACGAACGCGCTCTACGTGGTCAACGGCCTGCTCGTCGTCGGCCTCGTCCTCGTCGTCGTCCTCTGGCGGCGCCTCCAGCGCTTCGAGGAAGCGAGCGCGTCCCCCGCGTCGGCCTAACGCCGCACTCGCGGATTCCGCGGTTCCGTTTTCTCTTATCGAACGCGTCGCGTCGGCCCGACCCTGGACAGCGATTCCGCCGCGCGCGAGAGGTCGGTCGCGTCCACGAACGGGTAGACGCCGTCCACGAACGAGAGCGCGGCGCGCATCCCGGGCGCGTTCGGCGACCACTGCTCGTCCGCGGCGAGCGGGTTCAGCCAGAGCAGGAGGCCGGCGCGCCGCGACAGCCACGCGAGTTCGCGCTCCAGGCCGGTGACGCCGCCGCGTTCCAGGCCGTCGCTCACCACGACGACGACGCGGTCGCGGCCGACGGCGCTCGCGTGGGCCGTGCGGAGCGACCGGAGCGCGTCCGTGAGTCGGGTGCCGCCGCTCCACTCCGCGTTCTCGTCGGTGAGCGCCGCGACGGCGTCCTCCGTCGTTTGCGCGTCGAACGCGTCCGAGACCTCGCGCAGGCTGGTGTCGAAGAAGAACACGCGCAGTCGGTTCCACGCCCGGCGGAGCGCGTGCAGGACGGAGAGCAGGGCGTCCCGGTCGAGCGCGTCGAGCACGGACTCGCTCACGTCCACGAGCGCGACCCCGCGAACCCGGGCGGACTCCCGGGAGCGCGTGGGTCGTTCCATCGGGACGCCGCCGTACCGCACGCTCTCCCGGAGCGCGCGCCGCACGTCCGGCGTCTCCTCCCCGGTCGTCCACCGCCGC from Salarchaeum japonicum carries:
- a CDS encoding VWA domain-containing protein is translated as MTLDAHVRRELVAFVAHLREAGVAVPGDGAQSAARAVAALDARDAGRVRAALRAALCTRPGDGEAFDRLFDTFWARVRGENADYPRSDGSDEDNPLVGRRGDDAAATPDEDGGGSGFGDGSGGEDAGRGGRGDAYTADAGSRPVSLDAAPPDSREAVAAFTDALAALPGRRWTTGEETPDVRRALRESVRYGGVPMERPTRSRESARVRGVALVDVSESVLDALDRDALLSVLHALRRAWNRLRVFFFDTSLREVSDAFDAQTTEDAVAALTDENAEWSGGTRLTDALRSLRTAHASAVGRDRVVVVVSDGLERGGVTGLERELAWLSRRAGLLLWLNPLAADEQWSPNAPGMRAALSFVDGVYPFVDATDLSRAAESLSRVGPTRRVR